DNA from Metabacillus flavus:
CGCTCTCTTGCATGATGATACAGCTCCGCAAGGAAGGAAGGATCCAGCGCTTCTCCAATAAGAAGAATGGCATCAGCCCCGATAAGATCAGATTCTTCTACTTGAACGTGATCGACGATAAAATCCTTCCTCAGCACAGGCAGGCTCGTTTCACGCTTCGCAAGACTCAAATAGCTGTTTTCCCCTTTAAAAAATTTGCTGTCTGTCAGCACAGATAAACAGTCGGCCCCTCCAAGCTCATATTGTTTTGCATGAATTCCGGGAGAAAAAAGATCTTTTATAATCCCTTTTGAAGGGGATGCCTTCTTCACTTCTGAAATCAGTCCGATCGATCGATTCGGGTTTTTTAGCGCTTGATAAAACGGCCGTTTTGGGAGCATTTGATCCTCAGGTTTCTGATAGGCAAGGATTTCTGTTTTTTTATGGTCAAGGATTTGGCTAAGCATATTTCTCCTCCTTTTTCATCTGCAGCCTCTCAAGCTGTACAAGTGCCTTTCCGGATATGAGGGCTTGTTTGGATAAGCGGACGCCTTCTTTCAGGCTGCCGGAATATCCGGCTGTATAAAGGGCAGCGCCTGCATTTAAGGAAATAATGTCTTTTACGGCTTCAGGCCCTTTATTTTGGAATGCCTGGCATATAAGCGAGGCGCTTTCCTGCGGATTGGCTGCTTTCAAGTCAAGCGGATTCCCGCGCTTCATTCCAAATTCTTCAGGAGATATCGTATATCGTGAAATCTTTCCGCCCCTAACCTCCAAGACATACGTTTCATCTGTAATCGTGATTTCGTCAAGTCCGTCTGCTCCTGTTACCAGTAGGGCATGTTCTGTTCCAAGCTCACATATCGCTTTAGCCATTAATTCAGCATACCGATCTGAGAATACCCCAATCACCTGCCTTGAAGCATTCGCCGGATTAGCTAACGGCCCAAGAAGATTAAAAGCAGTTCTAAATCCAATTTCCTTTCTCGGGTTAACTGCATGCTTCATCGACGTATGGTACAGAGGGGCAAACAGAAATCCCATGTGATTTTTTTCAACTTCTGCCGCCGCCTCCTGAGGGGATTCCAGAGGCTTGATCCCTAATTCTTCCAGTACATCAGCACTCCCGCTCTTGGAGGTGAAGGAACGGTTTCCATGTTTGGCTACTTTCACTCCGAAAGATGAAGCTGCAATGGCAGCAGACGTTGATATGTTAAAGGTCGAGGCGTGATCGCCGCCCGTTCCGCATGTATCAACGGCACTCTCCAGTCCTTGGATAACAATCATTTTTTCTTTCATCGCCTCAGTAAAGCCGATGATTTCTTCCACGGTTTCTCCTCTTACTCTTAGAATGGATAAAAAACTGGCAATCTGGCTTGGTGTTGCTTGCCCCTCCATAATTTCAAGCATGGCCTCTTTCGCTTCAAGTCTCGTAAAACGTCTACCTTCAACGGCTCGTGATAGAATGTTTTTCATGTCGGACCTCCTTGCCAAAATGATCGTTTGCCAGTTCGATTGCTTGAATCAATGCGCTTGCCTTGCTTCTCGTTTCCTCATACTCGTTTTCCGGTATGGAATCAGCGACAATACCTGCTCCCGCCTGTACATAAGCCTTATTGCCCTTTACTACAGCTGTGCGGATGGCAATGCATGAATCAATATTGCCGTCGAACCCTATATAAGCAATACTCCCGGCATATTGATTTCTAGGAGTGGGCTCAAGCTCCTGCAGGATTTCCATCGCCCTCACTTTTGGTGCTCCGGAAACCGTACCTGCAGGGAACGAAGCAAGCAATGCATCAGTCGGATGAATATCCTCCCTCAGATGTCCGGTCACCTTGGAAAGCAAGTGCATAACATGTGAAAAATACGTCAGTTCCATATAGTTTTCGGTTTTTACAGAATGATAGGCTGCCACTCTGCCAATATCATTTCTTGCAAGGTCAACAAGCATCAGATGTTCTGCCTTTTCTTTTTCATCAGCGAGAAGGCTTTCTGCCAGGACAGCATCCTCCTGCTCATTCCTGCCCCTCTTCCTTGTGCCGGCAATCGGATGAATTTCCAAATGGCCGTTTTGAACATGAATCAATCGTTCAGGAGAGCTTCCTACGATTTCGATGCCGTCTAATTTCAAATAAAAAAGATAGGGAGAAGGATTAACCTTCCGCAGGATTCTGTATAAATCAAATCCATTTGCCTGAATCGGGACTTCGAATCTTTGGGAAAGGACTGTTTGAAAAACATCTCCGGAAGCAATATATTTTTTTATTTTCCGGACTTTTTCAATGAATTCTTCTTTTTCCATGTTCGATTGGACCTCATCGAAACGGACGTTTGACCTTTGATCATAGCTTAAAAACATTTCTTTCAGCGGCTTTTTCTCTTCCAGCTCCTGCAAAAGACTTTTTATTTTTGCTTCTGCTTTTTGATACCGGGAGGTGAGCTCTGCTTCCTCTTCCTTTCCGTTCAAAAAGGAAAATTCGATAATGTACAGCTGATTCTCGGTATGATCGAGCGCTATATATGTGCTGCATACAGCAAGGCTGCAAACCGGCTCTGCTGGATTCAATCCGGGATGCTTTTTAACTTTTTCAAAAAGACTGACGGAATCATATCCGATGCAGCCAACCGCTCCTCCCTTAAATGGGATGGGAAGCTCGGGCAGCTTAATTTGAAGTGATTCATCAAGGTGCTTGAACAAGTCTGAAAAACTGGAAGACTCATATTTACTTGATCCGTTTTTCTCACGGATAATAAATACACCTCGTCTTTCTTCTATGGTCAAGACAGTATTTAGCCCAATAAAGGAATAATTGGACCAGCTGGATTCACGATCGCTGCTTTCCAGTATATAGACCGCCTGTTTTTCTAAAGCATTAAAAATTTGAATGGGAGTTAATGTATCGATTTTGTAGGTGTGGACGACCGGAATTGTCCGGAAGTCTTTTGCATCATGTAAAAATGAGGTTAAATCTGAATGGTTCATTCCTGTTTCCTCCTCTAAATTTGCAGAGGAGAATGGGATGAGTCGGAGGTTTTTTGACCGGCTATGCATTTTGGGTATGCCTAATAACATAAGCATCTCGCCTATAACAAAATAAGCCCAAAAACACACACGTGTGTCCTTGGGCAGCATAGTCCGAATCATATACAAGAAAGTGATTCCTCAGCTATACTCAATCATTCTCAGCTACCCTAAACTCTTCTCTGCTCTTGCTCTCAACTAATTACTCTCTTGAACTTATTGAATATTCTAGTACGTATGCGATTCTATGTCAACGCTGAAGGGTTTACTGCGATTGAATCAAATCCGGTCTTAGCACTACAGCCCCTTCTAAATAAACATGCTGTACATGATCCTGCTTCAATTCTGTATCAACGTTCATCATAACGCGAATGCATTTTTCCAAGGCTCCAGGGACGTCTATTTCTGCCATGCACATAACCGGTACATGCTTCCATCCATCCAATTCCCTTAGTGCCTTTGCAGGAAACGCAGCATCAAGATCCTTCGTTGCCGTAATAATGACACTTGATACCTTTTCAGGAACGATATTATTATCTGTGGCTATTTTTCTGAAAAGCTGTTCAGAGACGGCCCAAATCGATTCTTTTGTATTGTCAGGAGATGTCGTAGCGCCTCTAATTCCTCTTATCAAACAATCTCCTCCTTTCGAAATTCTTCCAGCAAGGCTTGAAGTCTTTCAGGAAGATAGGAATGGATAACAGGTGTTCCGATTTCTTTCAAAAGCACCATATTCACTTTGCCTGATGCCGTCTTTTTATCAGCGAGCATAAAATTCATCAGTATTTCTGAAGTTAGCTCTTCCGGAACAGCCGCCGGAAATCCAATTTCTTCAAACCAAGTCTTCAGCTTAGTAAAAGACAGGTCTGCACCCAGCTCTTTTTCACTTAGCCAAACAGCAAAAAGCATTCCTGCTGCTACTGCATCCCCATGCGTTATTCTGCCATAGCCAAGCGCTGCTTCAATAGCATGGCCCAGGGTGTGTCCGAAATTCAAATAAGCTCTTACACCCGTTTCCTTTTCATCCTGAGAAACGATGTCTGCTTTAATTTTTATCCCCTCAGTGATCATCCGGACAAGCTGGTCTTCATTTGGATTCATAACCGCAGAAAGATCTTTTTTCAGCCAGGAAAGAAAAGATGCATCAGCAATCATAGCATGCTTGATTACTTCAGCCATCCCTGATCGCATTTCGGCAGCAGGAAGACTTGCTAAAAACTGCGGTTCAAAAAAAACGGCCTTTGGCTGGTAAAAAGCACCGATCATGTTTTTGCCTTTTGGATGATTAATAGCCGTTTTGCCTCCGACAGCGCTGTCATGGGCAAGCAAGGTGGTGGGAATCTGAACAAAAGGAATTCCCCTCATAAAGGTAGCGGCAGCAAATCCTGCAAGGTCTCCTACAACCCCGCCTCCGAGTGCTGCAACCATGCTTTTCCTGTCCAAGCCTTTTTCCAGTGCGTACGTAAGGATAGCATAATACTGTTCAAAGGATTTTGCTGCTTCCCCGCTCTGGACTACAAACACCTCTACAGGAGAAATGGTTTCAAGCCTTTCTTTCACAAATTCCCCATAAAGCCGGTGTACGGTATCATCTGTAATCAGCAGTATTTTTTTGGGAGCTCCTCCCCCATCAGCCAGCACCTTTTCCAAGGAGTCAAGCGACCCGTTTCCAATTAAAACAGGATAAGGGGTTTCTGCTGCTACGGTTACCGATTTCATTAAAATTCCCTCGCACGCTGGCGCATTTTTTCAGCATTTTCCCGGATTAAATCCATACGGTCCTGACCAAATTGCTCTGTTATTGCCGCTGCTAACTCCCATGCAACTACAGCCTCAGCAACAACGCTTGCAGCAGGAACAGCACAGCTGTCAGATCGTTCTATACTAGCTGAAAAAGCCTCTTTCGTTTCAATATCGACGCTTTGCAGAGGTTTATACAAAGTCGGAATCGGCTTCATGACACCCCTTGCGATAATTGGCATACCAGTCGTCATACCGCCTTCGAGTCCTCCAAGACGATTCGTCTTCCGGTAGTACCCCCGATCCTCATCCCAGGCAATTTCATCATGAACCTGGCTTCCAAACAGTCTTCCCGCCTCAAAACCAATGCCGATTTCAGCGCCTTTAAAAGCATTTATACTCATAATCGCCGCAGCAATTTTCGCATCCAATTTCCGGTCATAATGAACATAGCTTCCTACACCCGGAGGCATACCCTCTGCGACTACTTCTACTATTCCTCCGATGGAATCGCCATTTTCTTTTGCCTGGTCGATTGCTTCCATCATTTTAACTGCAGCCTTTTCATCCGCACAGCGGACTGGAGAATCTTCCGTTTTAGCAATTAATTCATCTACGCTCGAGAAGGGTGAATGTTCAGACCGAATTCCGCCAATTTCAAGCACATGGCCGGCAATTTTAATCCCGCAGTCTTCCAGAATTCTCTTTGCCACTGCTCCAGCAGCTACCCTGACCGTTGTTTCTCTTGCAGAAGATCGTTCCAGCACATTTCTCATATCACGGTGCCCGTATTTAATAGCTCCATTTAAATCGGCATGACCGGGTCTTGGGCGGCTGATCTGCCGCTTTACTTCCAATTCTTCACTTTCTTCTATTGGCTCAGCACCCATAATTTTCGTCCAATGCTTCCAGTCTTTATTTTCAACTATTAAAGCAATGGGAGAACCCAGCGTCTTCCCGTGCCGCACACCGCCGGCAATAAAGACCTGATCCTTTTCAATTTGCATTCTCCTGCCTCTGCCGTGCCCTTTTTGTCTGCGGGCTAAATCTTTGTTGATGTCTTCCGCAGTCAGGTGCAGACCTGCCGGAATCCCCTCAAGAATAGCAGTCAGCTGCGGTCCATGTGACTCACCAGATGTTAAATATCTCATCGGCGGACTCTCCCTTCAACGCGTTAACGCTTTTATGTATAAATTGATTATAAGACACTATACCATAAATTTTTTATAAAAAGTAGCATCAGCTTATTTTTTACGGTAGAAAAACGGCTCTGCTGATTCAAATCCATATTTATCAGGATGAAAGATTTGTTCTGTGCTGCCGACGAATAAATAGCCCCCTCTTTTTAATGACTGGCTGAACCTGCTGTAGACGATTTCTTTTGCTTCCTCTGTAAAGTAGATCAGCACATTGCGGCATACAATCAGATCAAGCTGGCTGTCATAAGGATCTGAAAGGAGATTATGCTTTTTAAACTGCACCATTCTTTTAATATCTTCTTTTACTTCAAAAGAATCCTCCTGAGTATGAAAATAGCCCCTTTTTATTTGTTCGGGAACCTCTTTCATGGCCCGTTCAGCATATAATCCTAGCTTTGCTCTCGCAAGAACGTTCTCATCCAGATCCGTTGCAAGGATCCAGGGTTCCTTAATGCCAATATGTTTAGCAATCATTGCAAGCGTGTATGGTTCTTCGCCCGTAGAACAGGCAGCACTCCATATTTTAAGATTTGTTTTATCTGCCGAGAGCTCCGGAAGAACCTTCTTCTCAAGTACCTCCCAGCGC
Protein-coding regions in this window:
- the trpC gene encoding indole-3-glycerol phosphate synthase TrpC; the protein is MLSQILDHKKTEILAYQKPEDQMLPKRPFYQALKNPNRSIGLISEVKKASPSKGIIKDLFSPGIHAKQYELGGADCLSVLTDSKFFKGENSYLSLAKRETSLPVLRKDFIVDHVQVEESDLIGADAILLIGEALDPSFLAELYHHARERGMDALVEVHSVQILERILKEITPELIGVNNRDLTTFQTDIRRAGDFIGYIPEGSLLVSESGIHTKADLDLVKEYGAHAVLVGESLMRHQDQGIAVKNLFGEAE
- the trpD gene encoding anthranilate phosphoribosyltransferase, with translation MKNILSRAVEGRRFTRLEAKEAMLEIMEGQATPSQIASFLSILRVRGETVEEIIGFTEAMKEKMIVIQGLESAVDTCGTGGDHASTFNISTSAAIAASSFGVKVAKHGNRSFTSKSGSADVLEELGIKPLESPQEAAAEVEKNHMGFLFAPLYHTSMKHAVNPRKEIGFRTAFNLLGPLANPANASRQVIGVFSDRYAELMAKAICELGTEHALLVTGADGLDEITITDETYVLEVRGGKISRYTISPEEFGMKRGNPLDLKAANPQESASLICQAFQNKGPEAVKDIISLNAGAALYTAGYSGSLKEGVRLSKQALISGKALVQLERLQMKKEEKYA
- the trpE gene encoding anthranilate synthase component I, with translation MNHSDLTSFLHDAKDFRTIPVVHTYKIDTLTPIQIFNALEKQAVYILESSDRESSWSNYSFIGLNTVLTIEERRGVFIIREKNGSSKYESSSFSDLFKHLDESLQIKLPELPIPFKGGAVGCIGYDSVSLFEKVKKHPGLNPAEPVCSLAVCSTYIALDHTENQLYIIEFSFLNGKEEEAELTSRYQKAEAKIKSLLQELEEKKPLKEMFLSYDQRSNVRFDEVQSNMEKEEFIEKVRKIKKYIASGDVFQTVLSQRFEVPIQANGFDLYRILRKVNPSPYLFYLKLDGIEIVGSSPERLIHVQNGHLEIHPIAGTRKRGRNEQEDAVLAESLLADEKEKAEHLMLVDLARNDIGRVAAYHSVKTENYMELTYFSHVMHLLSKVTGHLREDIHPTDALLASFPAGTVSGAPKVRAMEILQELEPTPRNQYAGSIAYIGFDGNIDSCIAIRTAVVKGNKAYVQAGAGIVADSIPENEYEETRSKASALIQAIELANDHFGKEVRHEKHSITSR
- the aroH gene encoding chorismate mutase, yielding MIRGIRGATTSPDNTKESIWAVSEQLFRKIATDNNIVPEKVSSVIITATKDLDAAFPAKALRELDGWKHVPVMCMAEIDVPGALEKCIRVMMNVDTELKQDHVQHVYLEGAVVLRPDLIQSQ
- the aroB gene encoding 3-dehydroquinate synthase, with the protein product MKSVTVAAETPYPVLIGNGSLDSLEKVLADGGGAPKKILLITDDTVHRLYGEFVKERLETISPVEVFVVQSGEAAKSFEQYYAILTYALEKGLDRKSMVAALGGGVVGDLAGFAAATFMRGIPFVQIPTTLLAHDSAVGGKTAINHPKGKNMIGAFYQPKAVFFEPQFLASLPAAEMRSGMAEVIKHAMIADASFLSWLKKDLSAVMNPNEDQLVRMITEGIKIKADIVSQDEKETGVRAYLNFGHTLGHAIEAALGYGRITHGDAVAAGMLFAVWLSEKELGADLSFTKLKTWFEEIGFPAAVPEELTSEILMNFMLADKKTASGKVNMVLLKEIGTPVIHSYLPERLQALLEEFRKEEIV
- the aroC gene encoding chorismate synthase, with protein sequence MRYLTSGESHGPQLTAILEGIPAGLHLTAEDINKDLARRQKGHGRGRRMQIEKDQVFIAGGVRHGKTLGSPIALIVENKDWKHWTKIMGAEPIEESEELEVKRQISRPRPGHADLNGAIKYGHRDMRNVLERSSARETTVRVAAGAVAKRILEDCGIKIAGHVLEIGGIRSEHSPFSSVDELIAKTEDSPVRCADEKAAVKMMEAIDQAKENGDSIGGIVEVVAEGMPPGVGSYVHYDRKLDAKIAAAIMSINAFKGAEIGIGFEAGRLFGSQVHDEIAWDEDRGYYRKTNRLGGLEGGMTTGMPIIARGVMKPIPTLYKPLQSVDIETKEAFSASIERSDSCAVPAASVVAEAVVAWELAAAITEQFGQDRMDLIRENAEKMRQRAREF
- a CDS encoding CheR family methyltransferase, with product MDEYQLFAKNIYQLTRIDLTLYKEAQMKRRLTSLYEKKGFTSFTVYFQELKKNDALLLEFLDRMTINVSEFFRNSKRWEVLEKKVLPELSADKTNLKIWSAACSTGEEPYTLAMIAKHIGIKEPWILATDLDENVLARAKLGLYAERAMKEVPEQIKRGYFHTQEDSFEVKEDIKRMVQFKKHNLLSDPYDSQLDLIVCRNVLIYFTEEAKEIVYSRFSQSLKRGGYLFVGSTEQIFHPDKYGFESAEPFFYRKK